The following are encoded together in the Mycteria americana isolate JAX WOST 10 ecotype Jacksonville Zoo and Gardens chromosome 2, USCA_MyAme_1.0, whole genome shotgun sequence genome:
- the ASTE1 gene encoding single-strand DNA endonuclease ASTE1: protein MGILGLTGFVEERGAFFTELRVRDTKLVIDGSSLYHRLCFASAVDFRRGGDYGPFAAAVRDFFGSLRACRVAPFVVLDGGRGADDRKLPTLRGRAAERLRAAHGLSRGDGGCLVPLLTREAFVQALGRLGVPFVQCFAEADREIAGLANRWGCPVLSLDSDFCVFDLAGGYCPLSHFQWQSVCAGEGAQGCYVPARCFSVEKLCRHFSRLNKSLLPLFAVLNGNDYVDLAALEVFFSRVRLPRGCAAGKGGKHVRLQGLLSWLSQFAEPAEAVDSVLKHVKKHQREEIRELLCAAMEDYTPSDVNLEDFFQNGKYECEAARKAGLPRWVLDALAKGKLAPFVSDALILRSTFLHVQVENMQRPSAHSTALPIRQVIYGLLLKVSQNTDASSPSKQAGELPVVCEFDRLQKTLKKTFVQAARLPADFCDDHHFPLDKLMEVPMSCRQLLLLETLGVKMSFLESIPSHLQLPVAVTCYWICCSEPKVKLHQLKALLLMIVSGELHRITNDPDPTVIHAEDDSIAYNEFLKWKEKKLQNKDFDLDAAHSFCQWQCCLQMGLYLNQLLCTPLSEPDLTRLYNGTLVHRLHQELKSTPSVENMFSSSPKMTQLYQLLLNTVESTVSPDFFQKMTKTKSESCKKKKASTKKKEAIRCTIPETQHLCNVNRFASLGVDD from the exons ATGGGCATCCTGGGGCTGACGGGCTTCGTGGAGGAGCGCGGGGCGTTCTTCACCGAGCTGCGGGTCAGGGACACCAAGCTGGTCATCGACGGGAGCAGCCTCTACCACCGGCTGTGCTTCGCCTCCGCCGTCGACTTCCGCCGCGGCGGCGACTACGGCCCCTTCGCGGCGGCCGTGCGCGACTTTTTCGGCAGCCTGCGGGCCTGCCGCGTCGCCCCCTTCGTGGTGCTGGACGGCGGGCGCGGCGCCGACGACAGGAAGCTGCCCAcgctgcggggccgcgccgccgagCGGCTGCGGGCGGCCCACGGCCTCTCCCGCGGCGACGGCGGCTGCCTGGTGCCGCTGCTGACCCGCGAGGCCTTCGTGCAGGCGCTGGGCCGGCTCGGCGTGCCCTTCGTGCAGTGCTTCGCCGAGGCCGACCGGGAGATCGCCGGCCTGGCCAACCGCTGGGGCTGCCCCGTCCTCTCCCTCGATAGCGACTTCTGCGTCTTCGACCTGGCGGGCGGCTACTGCCCCCTGAGCCACTTCCAGTGGCAGAGCGTGTGCGCGGGGGAGGGGGCGCAGGGCTGCTACGTTCCCGCTCGCTGCTTCTCCGTGGAGAAGCTCTGCAGGCACTTCAGCCGCCTCAACAAAAGCCTGCTCCCTCTCTTCGCCGTCCTGAACGGGAACGACTACGTTGATCTGGCGGCTCTCGAGGTGTTCTTCAGCAGGGTGCGCTTGCCGAGGGGCTgcgcggcggggaaggggggcAAGCACGTCCGCCTtcaggggctgctgagctggctgtCGCAGTTCGCTGAGCCCGCCGAGGCTGTCGACAGCGTGCTGAAACACGTTAAGAAACACCAGCGAGAAGAAATAAGGGAGCTTCTGTGCGCGGCAATGGAGGATTATACTCCCTCTGACGTGAATCTTGAGGACTTTTTTCAGAACGGAAAGTACGAATGCGAGGCAGCCAGGAAAGCAGGCTTACCGCGGTGGGTACTCGATGCTTTGGCCAAAGGTAAGCTGGCCCCGTTCGTCAGCGATGCCCTGATACTAAGAAGTACCTTCCTCCATGTTCAGGTGGAGAACATGCAGAGGCCTAGCGCACATAGCACAGCCTTGCCCATTCGACAAGTTATCTATGGACTGCTTCTGAAAGTATCTCAAAATACTGACGCTTCTTCTCCAAGTAAGCAGGCTGGCGAGCTGCCAGTTGTATGCGAATTTGACAGACTCCAGaagacacttaaaaaaacatttgttCAAGCAGCAAGGCTACCCGCAGACTTTTGTGATGATCATCATTTTCCTTTGGACAAGCTAATGGAG gtaCCCATGTCATGCCGTCAGCTGCTTTTGCTGGAGACTCTAGGAGTGAAAATGAGTTTCCTAGAATCTATCCCCAGTCACTTACAACTCCCTGTTGCTGTAACATGTTACTGGATATGTTGTTCAGAACCAAAAGTTAAGTTGCATCAATTAAAGGCTTTACTTCTAATGATAGTATCCGGAGAACTGCACAGGATAACAAATGATCCAG ATCCCACAGTTATACATGCTGAAGATGACAGTATTGCatataatgaatttttaaaatggaaggaaaagaaattgcaaaataaagACTTTGATTTAGATGCTGCACACAGTTTTTGCCAGTGGCAGTGCTGTCTTCAGATGGGATTGTATCTCAACCAGCTACTCTGCACTCCTCTTTCCGAGCCAGACCTAACTAG GCTTTACAATGGGACCCTTGTGCACAGACTGCATCAAGAGCTTAAATCAACACCTTCAGTGGAAAATATGTTTAGTTCATCTCCAAAAATGACTCAGCTTTATCAGCTTTTGTTAAATACAGTGGAGTCAACTGTATCTCCAGACTTCTTTCAGAAGATGACCAAGACCAAATCTGAGTCctgcaaaaagaagaaagcatctaCTAAGAAAAAAGAGGCCATCAGGTGTACTATACCAGAAACTCAGCATTTATGCAACGTTAATAGGTTTGCATCACTTGGAGTGGATGACTGA